In Dromiciops gliroides isolate mDroGli1 chromosome 4, mDroGli1.pri, whole genome shotgun sequence, one DNA window encodes the following:
- the LOC122755376 gene encoding zinc finger protein 260-like isoform X1 encodes MEGLAQMLGETASSVLPQDQSVEEEEAAKFQASVTFRDVAVDFSGEEWRCLDPAQRALHRDVMWENYKNLVFLGIPVSKLDVVSLLERGEAAWMPKGEDPACTCPASFSEDTRYEVRDINMVHCICTGASSGKRLPNSMAWHCNTEEAWVYSVNLEKQKRPSREVTIHTTIPKNMNVLQCTASGKSSSLGPIFLAQWKETMEKSLYKYKMSGKGLRGFSNLITYNSLSLEKNFSKYAKWKKPFRYHSGLFKFHKINAREKLHEQSECGKVCRRSNLTENQRIPAGEKHYKYSKYGNGYSYKGSLTELKINHAKVKTFKCNECGKGFSLRSNLLIHQKTHTGEKPFKCNECGKAFSRRGNLIAHQRTHNGEKPFLCNECGKGFSQRGNLFAHHRTHTGEKSFPCNECGKSFIHRVNLITHQRTHTGEKPFACHECRKGFSHRGNLITHLRTHTREKPFECNECGKAFRFRGSLVRHQRTHTGEKPFECNVCGKAFNHMGYLIDHQRIHTGEKPFECSECGKGFSKRGYLICHQGVHSGEKPFKCNECEKAFSQRGNLIAHQRIHTGEKPFACEECGKGFSRRENLTSHQRVHTGEKPFACHECGKSFTQRTSLITHQRIHTGEKPFVCNECGKSFSHRDSLTYHQRTHTGEKPFECQECGKAFTQKASLITHQRTHTGEKPFICNECGKAFSHRVSLTCHQRTHNGEKPFECQECGKACSQKANLITHQRTHIREKPFACNECGKAFSRRSNLVTHQKSHALKKQHLMN; translated from the exons ATGGAGGGCTTGGCCCAAATGCTCGGGGAGACAG CTTCCTCTGTACTTCCCCAAGACCAGAGtgtagaggaagaggaggcagccAAGTTTCAG GCATCAGTGACATTCAgggatgtggctgtggactttAGCGGGGAGGAGTGGAGATGCCTGGATCCTGCCCAGAGGGCCCTGCACAGGGACGTGATGTGGGAGAACTACAAGAACCTCGTCTTTCTGG GGATCCCTGTTTCAAAACTGGATGTGGTCTCCTTGTTGGAGAGAGGAGAAGCAGCATGGATGCCGAAGGGAGAAGACCCAGCATGCACTTGTCCAG CTTCCTTTAGTGAGGACACTAGGTATGAAGTCAGAGATATAAACATGGTGCATTGCATTTGCACGGGGGCATCCTCTGGGAAAAGATTGCCAAACAGCATGGCCTGGCATTGCAACACAGAAGAAGCCTGGGTATACAGTGTGAATTTAGAGAAACAGAAGAGGCCATCCAGAGAAGTCACCATTCACACAACAATTCCCAAGAACATGAATGTGCTTCAGTGTACGGCATCTGGAAAGAGTTCAAGTCTGGGGCCAATCTTTcttgcacagtggaaagagacaatGGAGAAAAGTCTGTATAAATATAAGATGTCTGGAAAGGGCTTGAGGGGTTTTTCAAACCTAATTACATATAATTCACTCTCTTTAGAGAAGAACTTTTCTAAGTATGCCAAATGGAAGAAGCCTTTCAGGTACCACTCAGGTCTATTTAAGTTTCATAAAATAAATGCTAGAGAAAAGCTACATGAACAGAGCGAATGTGGAAAAGTATGTAGAAGATCAAATCTTACTGAAAATCAGAGAATTCCTGCTGGAGAGAAACATTATAAATATAGTAAATATGGAAACGGCTATAGTTACAAAGGAAGCTTGACTGAACTTAAGATAAATCATGCTAAAGTGAAAACctttaaatgtaatgaatgtgggaaaggcttcagcCTGCGATCAAACCTTCTTATCCATCAAAAAACTCACACTGGAGAAAAGCCCttcaaatgtaatgaatgtgggaaagcctttagtcGGAGGGGAAACCTGATTGCACATCAGAGAACTCAtaatggagagaaaccttttttatgtaatgaatgtggaaaaggtTTCAGCCAGAGGGGAAACCTGTTTGCACATCATagaactcatactggagagaaatccTTTccatgtaatgaatgtggaaaaagcTTCATTCATAGGGTAAACCTTATTACTCATCAGAGAActcatacaggagagaaaccatTTGCATGCCATGAATGTAGGAAAGGCTTTAGTCACAGAGGAAACCTTATTACCCATTTGAGAACTCATActagagagaaaccttttgaatgtaatgagtgtggaaaagccttcaggtTTAGGGGAAGCCTTGTTAGACACcagagaactcatactggagagaagccttttgAATGTAATGTTTGTGGGAAAGCTTTCAACCACATGGGATACCTCATTgatcatcagagaattcatactggagagaaaccctttgaatgtagtGAGTGTGGGAAAGGCTTCAGCAAGAGAGGATACCTCATTTGTCATCAAGGAGTTCATAGTGGAGAGAAGCCctttaaatgtaatgaatgtgagaAAGCTTTCAGCCAGAGAGGAAACCTTAttgcacatcagagaattcacactggagagaagccctttGCATGTGAGGAATGTGGAAAAGGTTTTAGCCGGAGGGAAAATCTTACTAGTCATCAGAGAGttcatactggggagaaaccCTTTGCTTGTCACGAATGTGGAAAATCTTTTACCCAGAGAACAAGCCTAATTACCCACCAgcgaattcatactggagagaaaccctttgtatgtaatgaatgtgggaagtcTTTCAGCCACAGGGACTCCCTCACTTATCACCAGAGAACTCACacaggagagaaaccctttgaatgtcaggaatgtgggaaggccttcactCAGAAGGCAAGCCTTATTACCCATCAGAGGactcacactggagagaaaccctttatatgtaatgaatgtgggaaagcctttagccACCGAGTATCTCTCACTTGCCATCAGAGAACTCATaatggagagaaaccctttgaatgtcaggaatgtgggaaagcttgtAGCCAGAAAGCAAACCTTATTACCCACCAGAGAACTCATATAAGAGAGAAACCTTTtgcatgtaatgaatgtgggaaagccttcagcagGAGATCCAACCTTGTTACCCATCAGAAAAGTCATGCTCTAAAGAAACAGCATTTGATGAACTAG